A part of Bacillus thuringiensis genomic DNA contains:
- the calY gene encoding biofilm matrix protein CalY, translating into MSLKKKLGMGVASAALGLSLIGGGTFAFFSDKEVSNNTFAAGTLDLTLNPKTLVDIKDLKPGDSVKKEFLLKNSGTLAIKDVKLATKYSITDAKGDNAGEDFAKHIKVKFLWNWDKQSEPVYETTLADLQNADPDLVAKDIFAPEWGEKGGLEAGTEDYLWVQFVFEDDGKDQNKFQGDALNLEWTFNANQTDGEER; encoded by the coding sequence GTGAGTCTGAAAAAGAAATTAGGTATGGGAGTTGCATCAGCAGCATTGGGGTTATCTTTAATTGGTGGAGGAACATTTGCATTCTTTAGTGATAAAGAAGTATCAAATAATACATTTGCAGCTGGGACGCTAGATCTTACATTAAACCCTAAAACGCTTGTAGATATTAAAGATTTAAAACCAGGGGATTCTGTTAAGAAAGAGTTCTTATTAAAGAACAGTGGTACGTTAGCAATTAAAGACGTTAAATTAGCGACAAAGTATAGTATTACAGATGCAAAAGGTGATAATGCTGGTGAAGATTTTGCTAAGCACATTAAAGTAAAATTCCTTTGGAACTGGGATAAGCAAAGTGAGCCTGTATATGAAACAACTTTAGCGGATTTACAAAATGCTGATCCTGATCTTGTAGCTAAAGATATCTTTGCTCCTGAGTGGGGAGAAAAAGGTGGCTTAGAAGCTGGAACAGAAGATTATCTATGGGTACAATTTGTATTTGAAGATGATGGTAAAGACCAAAATAAATTCCAAGGCGACGCATTGAACTTAGAATGGACATTCAATGCTAACCAAACAGATGGCGAAGAAAGATAA
- a CDS encoding helix-turn-helix domain-containing protein, producing MIGERIKRLRLQKGISLTELAEKAGVAKSYISSIERNLQKNPSIQFLEKIAAVLQIPVDTLLHDETAKENHLDSEWTQLVKDAMSSGVSKEQFREFLEFTKWKHDQK from the coding sequence ATGATTGGAGAACGTATAAAACGCCTTCGCTTACAAAAAGGTATTTCATTAACTGAACTTGCCGAAAAAGCTGGTGTTGCTAAATCTTACATTAGTTCTATAGAACGAAATTTACAAAAAAACCCTTCCATTCAGTTTCTAGAAAAAATTGCAGCAGTTCTACAAATTCCAGTTGATACTCTACTTCATGATGAAACAGCAAAGGAAAATCACTTAGACTCCGAATGGACACAACTCGTTAAAGATGCGATGAGCTCAGGTGTCTCCAAAGAACAATTTCGTGAATTTCTTGAGTTTACAAAATGGAAGCACGATCAAAAATAA
- a CDS encoding anti-repressor SinI family protein, which produces MYKDKTDALDQEWIDLILEALDAGIALQEIEHFFQRMKPSSQAQ; this is translated from the coding sequence TTGTACAAAGATAAGACTGACGCACTGGACCAAGAATGGATTGATTTAATACTTGAAGCTCTAGACGCTGGTATCGCCCTGCAAGAGATCGAACATTTTTTCCAACGTATGAAGCCATCCAGTCAGGCTCAATAG
- the inhA1 gene encoding M6 family metalloprotease immune inhibitor InhA1 produces MNKKPFKVLSSIALTAVLGLSFGAGGQSAYAETPVNKTATSPVDDHLIPEERLANALKNRGVIDSKASETETKKAVEKYVENKKGENPGKEVSNGDPLTKEASDFLKKVKDAKADTKEKLDKPATGTPAATGPVKGGLNGKVPTSPAKGKEYNGEVRKDKVLVLLVEYADFKHNNIDKEPGYMYTDDFNKEHYEKMLFGNEPFALEDGSKIETFKQYYEEQSGGSYTVDGTVTKWLTVPGKAADYGADGATGHDNKGPKGPRDLVKDALKAAVDSGIDLSEFDQFDQYDVNGDGNQKQPDGLIDHLMIIHAGVGQEAGGGKLGDDAIWSHRWTVGPKPFPIEGTQAKVPYWGGKIAAFDYTIEPEDGAVGVFAHEYGHDLGLPDEYDTDYTGDGEPIQAWSVMSGGSWAGNIAGTTPTSFSPQNKEFFQKTIGGNWANIVEVDYEKLNKGIGLATYLDQSVTKSNRPGMIRVNLPDKDIKTIAPAFGKQYYYSTKGDNLHTKMETPLFDLTNATTAKFDFKSLYEIEAEYDFLEVHAVTEDGQQTLIEKLGEKANSGNAHSTNGKWIDKSYDLSQFKGKKVKLTFEYITDGGLALNGFLLDNASLNVDGKVVFSDDAEGTPQFKLDGFAVSNGTEKKKHNYYVEWRNYAGSDNALKYARGPEYNTGMVVWYADSAYTDNWVGLHPGHGFLGVVDSHPEAIVGTLNGKPTVASSTRFQIADAAFSFDKTPAWKVVSPTRGTYTYNGLAGVPKFDDSKTYINKQIPDAGRILPNLGLKFEVVGQADDNSAGAVRLYR; encoded by the coding sequence ATGAACAAGAAACCGTTCAAAGTTTTGTCATCAATCGCTTTGACAGCTGTGTTAGGTCTTTCATTCGGAGCGGGTGGCCAGTCTGCATATGCTGAAACACCTGTGAATAAGACAGCTACGAGCCCAGTCGATGATCATTTAATTCCAGAAGAACGTTTAGCAAATGCGCTAAAAAACCGTGGGGTAATTGATTCGAAGGCTTCAGAGACAGAAACAAAGAAAGCCGTCGAAAAATACGTAGAGAACAAAAAGGGTGAAAATCCTGGGAAAGAAGTATCAAATGGGGACCCACTTACGAAAGAAGCATCTGACTTTTTAAAGAAAGTGAAAGATGCGAAAGCGGATACGAAAGAAAAGTTAGACAAACCAGCAACAGGAACACCTGCAGCGACAGGCCCAGTTAAGGGTGGTCTAAATGGTAAAGTACCAACTTCTCCAGCAAAGGGAAAAGAATATAACGGTGAAGTTCGTAAAGATAAAGTACTCGTTTTACTTGTAGAGTACGCTGACTTTAAACATAACAATATTGATAAAGAACCTGGTTATATGTATACTGACGATTTTAACAAAGAACATTATGAAAAAATGTTATTCGGTAATGAGCCATTCGCATTAGAGGATGGCAGCAAAATCGAAACGTTTAAACAATATTACGAAGAGCAATCTGGCGGTAGTTATACAGTAGACGGAACAGTTACAAAATGGTTAACAGTTCCTGGTAAAGCTGCTGATTACGGTGCAGATGGTGCGACAGGTCATGATAATAAAGGACCAAAAGGACCACGTGATTTAGTAAAAGATGCATTAAAAGCAGCTGTAGATAGCGGTATTGATTTATCTGAGTTTGATCAGTTCGATCAATATGATGTAAATGGCGATGGAAATCAAAAACAACCGGACGGTTTAATCGATCACTTAATGATTATCCATGCGGGTGTTGGACAAGAAGCAGGCGGTGGTAAATTAGGTGATGATGCAATTTGGTCACATCGCTGGACTGTTGGACCAAAACCATTCCCAATTGAAGGCACACAAGCGAAAGTTCCATATTGGGGCGGAAAGATCGCAGCATTCGACTACACAATTGAACCAGAAGATGGCGCAGTTGGTGTATTCGCACATGAATATGGTCATGATTTAGGTCTTCCAGATGAGTATGATACAGACTATACTGGTGACGGTGAACCAATTCAAGCTTGGTCTGTTATGAGTGGCGGAAGCTGGGCTGGTAACATTGCAGGAACAACGCCAACGAGTTTCTCACCACAAAATAAAGAGTTTTTCCAAAAAACAATCGGTGGTAACTGGGCAAATATCGTAGAAGTAGATTACGAGAAATTAAATAAAGGTATCGGTCTAGCAACATATTTAGACCAAAGTGTTACGAAATCTAACCGCCCAGGTATGATTCGTGTTAACTTGCCAGATAAAGATATAAAAACAATTGCTCCAGCATTTGGTAAACAGTATTACTACAGCACAAAAGGTGACAATCTTCACACAAAAATGGAGACGCCACTGTTCGATTTAACAAATGCAACGACTGCGAAATTTGATTTCAAGTCATTGTATGAAATTGAAGCAGAGTATGATTTCCTTGAAGTACATGCTGTAACAGAAGATGGTCAACAAACATTAATCGAAAAACTGGGTGAGAAAGCAAATAGTGGAAATGCACATTCAACAAATGGAAAATGGATTGATAAATCATACGATTTAAGCCAATTCAAAGGTAAGAAAGTAAAATTAACATTTGAGTACATTACAGATGGTGGTTTAGCATTAAACGGTTTCCTACTTGATAATGCATCACTAAATGTAGACGGTAAAGTAGTATTCTCTGATGATGCAGAAGGTACACCGCAGTTCAAATTAGATGGATTCGCTGTATCTAATGGAACAGAGAAGAAAAAACATAACTATTATGTAGAGTGGAGAAACTATGCTGGTTCGGATAACGCATTGAAATATGCTCGCGGTCCAGAATACAACACAGGTATGGTTGTATGGTATGCAGACTCAGCTTATACAGATAACTGGGTTGGTTTACATCCAGGACATGGTTTCCTTGGCGTAGTTGATTCTCATCCAGAAGCAATTGTTGGAACTTTAAATGGTAAACCAACAGTAGCAAGTAGTACACGATTCCAAATCGCTGATGCGGCGTTCTCATTTGATAAAACGCCAGCTTGGAAAGTTGTATCTCCAACGCGCGGAACGTATACGTATAATGGCTTAGCAGGCGTACCGAAGTTTGATGATTCGAAAACGTATATTAATAAACAGATTCCAGATGCAGGACGTATTTTACCGAATCTTGGCCTGAAGTTTGAAGTAGTAGGACAAGCTGATGATAATTCTGCAGGTGCTGTTCGTTTATATCGTTAA
- a CDS encoding aldehyde dehydrogenase, which translates to MSVSSIVNKQKAYFYNGHTRSVEVRKNNLKKLYKGIQRFEEEIFQALKLDLNKSVHESFTTEVGYVLKEISFQLKHISSWSKPKRVRTALTHFGSKGKVVPEPYGVTLIIAPWNYPFQLAIAPLVGALAAGNTIVLKPSELTPNVSKVLTRMLEELFQEELVAVVEGGVEESTALLKEPFDYIFFTGSVGVGKVVMEAAAKRLTPLTLELGGKSPCIVHKDAKIDVTARRIVWGKFLNAGQTCVAPDYMYVHASVKEQLIEALRHEIAEQYGKDPLNNDNYVRIVTERHFERLCTFLKDGKTVIGGNYKKETLHIEPTVLTNVTWQSTVMEDEIFGPILPIVEYDNIEEVIGTIQQHPKPLALYVFSEDKEVQKKVTSNISYGGGCINDVVYHLATPYLPFGGVGSSGLGSYHGEESFRTFSHYKSILAQSTAFDMKIRYSSTKSALKFIRKLLK; encoded by the coding sequence ATGAGTGTTTCTTCTATTGTAAATAAACAAAAAGCATATTTTTATAATGGCCATACGAGAAGTGTAGAAGTGAGAAAGAATAATTTGAAGAAGCTTTATAAAGGCATTCAGCGTTTTGAAGAAGAAATATTTCAGGCATTGAAATTAGATTTAAATAAGTCAGTTCATGAGTCGTTTACAACGGAAGTTGGATATGTATTAAAAGAAATTTCCTTTCAATTGAAGCATATTTCATCGTGGAGTAAACCGAAGCGGGTTCGAACAGCACTCACTCATTTTGGATCAAAGGGGAAAGTAGTACCTGAACCATACGGTGTGACACTTATTATTGCACCGTGGAACTATCCATTTCAATTAGCAATTGCACCTCTTGTAGGAGCGTTGGCGGCTGGAAACACAATTGTTTTAAAGCCGTCAGAGTTAACGCCAAACGTTTCCAAAGTACTTACGAGAATGTTAGAGGAATTATTCCAAGAAGAGCTTGTAGCGGTAGTAGAAGGCGGTGTAGAAGAGAGTACGGCATTGTTAAAGGAACCGTTTGATTATATTTTCTTTACAGGTAGTGTCGGTGTTGGAAAAGTTGTGATGGAAGCAGCAGCGAAACGGTTGACGCCACTCACGTTAGAGCTTGGCGGAAAAAGTCCATGTATTGTACATAAAGATGCAAAAATAGATGTAACAGCAAGAAGAATTGTGTGGGGTAAGTTTTTAAATGCAGGGCAAACGTGTGTAGCGCCTGATTATATGTATGTGCATGCTTCGGTGAAAGAACAGTTAATTGAGGCATTACGACACGAAATTGCGGAGCAGTATGGAAAAGATCCACTGAACAATGACAATTATGTACGAATTGTGACTGAACGTCATTTTGAACGTTTATGTACATTTTTGAAAGATGGTAAAACGGTAATCGGCGGGAACTATAAAAAAGAAACGTTACATATAGAACCAACAGTGTTAACAAATGTTACATGGCAAAGTACTGTTATGGAAGATGAAATTTTTGGTCCGATTTTACCAATTGTAGAATACGACAACATAGAAGAGGTAATTGGCACAATTCAGCAACATCCGAAGCCATTAGCGTTATATGTATTTTCTGAAGATAAAGAAGTACAAAAGAAAGTGACAAGTAATATTTCATATGGCGGAGGCTGTATTAATGATGTTGTCTATCATCTTGCAACGCCATATTTACCTTTTGGTGGTGTTGGAAGTAGTGGATTAGGTAGTTATCATGGGGAAGAAAGTTTTCGGACTTTTTCACATTATAAAAGCATTTTAGCCCAATCTACGGCATTCGATATGAAAATTCGTTACTCTTCTACAAAAAGTGCTTTAAAATTCATACGAAAGTTGTTAAAATGA
- the potA gene encoding spermidine/putrescine ABC transporter ATP-binding protein PotA yields MKKIIKVEAVEKHFGNQVIIPPLSLDIKEGEFLTILGPSGCGKTTLLRMIAGFETPTKGNLLLDDEKINDLPPYKRHMNLVFQHYALFPHMNVEKNICFGMKMQKVPAAEQKERAEEAMRLTQLLEFRNRKPAKLSGGQQQRVAIARAIVNNPRVLLLDEPLGALDFKLRKDLQRELKNLQRNLGITFIYVTHDQEEAMSMSDRIVVMNKGHIEQIGTPKEIYNKPKTMFVATFIGENNIVKNGEGYVAIRPENVKVRSVEEPILKEYHLGHIEDVEFVGNMEKLYVRDEKTSELLMAYQTAEEAAQWSIGDNVYVGWEQEDEVTLN; encoded by the coding sequence ATGAAAAAGATTATTAAAGTTGAAGCAGTAGAAAAACATTTTGGAAATCAAGTGATTATCCCACCTCTTTCTTTAGACATTAAAGAAGGGGAATTTTTAACGATTTTAGGGCCGAGTGGTTGCGGGAAAACAACGTTACTTCGTATGATCGCAGGTTTTGAAACGCCAACTAAAGGGAATCTTTTATTAGATGATGAAAAGATTAACGATTTGCCACCATATAAGCGTCATATGAACTTAGTGTTCCAACATTATGCGCTATTCCCACATATGAATGTGGAGAAAAATATTTGTTTTGGTATGAAAATGCAGAAAGTACCGGCAGCAGAACAAAAAGAGCGTGCTGAAGAGGCAATGCGTTTAACGCAGTTACTTGAGTTCCGTAATCGTAAACCTGCAAAGCTTTCTGGTGGACAGCAGCAGCGTGTAGCGATTGCGAGAGCAATTGTAAATAACCCGCGTGTATTATTACTAGATGAGCCACTTGGGGCGTTAGACTTTAAGTTAAGAAAAGATTTGCAACGTGAATTGAAAAACTTACAACGTAATTTAGGAATTACATTCATATACGTAACGCACGATCAAGAAGAAGCGATGAGCATGAGTGATCGTATTGTCGTTATGAATAAAGGACATATTGAACAAATTGGAACGCCGAAAGAAATTTACAATAAGCCGAAAACAATGTTCGTTGCGACATTTATCGGTGAAAATAATATTGTGAAAAACGGGGAAGGCTATGTAGCAATTCGTCCTGAAAACGTAAAGGTACGTTCGGTTGAAGAGCCAATTTTAAAAGAATACCATCTTGGACATATTGAAGACGTTGAGTTTGTTGGAAATATGGAAAAGCTATATGTACGTGACGAGAAAACATCAGAATTACTAATGGCATATCAGACTGCTGAAGAAGCAGCGCAGTGGAGCATTGGAGATAATGTATACGTAGGCTGGGAGCAAGAGGACGAGGTGACCTTAAATTGA
- the potB gene encoding spermidine/putrescine ABC transporter permease PotB, producing the protein MKKGKLLALPTVAWLLIFFLIPLLFVLAFAFMQRGAYGTVEMQFTLENIARVFDPLYMGTLWETVKIAVITTVICLVIGYPFAYTITIVDRKYRSILLLLATIPFWINFLVRSYAWIVILRSQGLVNTLLLKLGIISEPLNLLYNTPSVILGMVYSLLPFMILPVYAAIEQLDKRKLEAAYDLGATPAKAFWNVTVPMTMSGIATGSILVFVSSIGMFVVSDVMGGSKVALIGNVIQNQFLGARDWPFGSALSMIVVLFSVLLIYLYYRATKVYKYDGNGGE; encoded by the coding sequence TTGAAAAAAGGGAAATTACTCGCACTACCGACAGTCGCGTGGCTGTTAATCTTCTTCCTAATTCCCCTTCTGTTTGTATTGGCATTTGCCTTTATGCAGCGCGGGGCATATGGGACAGTGGAAATGCAATTCACGTTAGAGAATATAGCTCGTGTGTTTGATCCACTATACATGGGAACGTTATGGGAAACTGTTAAGATTGCAGTTATTACAACAGTAATCTGTTTAGTAATTGGTTATCCATTTGCTTATACAATTACAATTGTTGATCGTAAATACCGTTCAATTCTTTTATTATTGGCAACGATCCCGTTTTGGATTAACTTCCTTGTTCGTTCATACGCATGGATTGTTATTTTACGTTCACAAGGTCTTGTAAACACATTGCTATTGAAACTAGGTATTATAAGTGAACCTTTAAATTTACTATATAACACACCTTCTGTAATACTCGGAATGGTCTATTCTTTATTACCATTTATGATTTTACCGGTGTATGCAGCGATTGAGCAGCTTGATAAGCGTAAGCTAGAAGCAGCTTATGATTTAGGAGCAACACCAGCAAAGGCATTTTGGAATGTAACAGTACCGATGACGATGTCAGGGATTGCTACTGGTTCTATTTTAGTGTTTGTTTCTTCTATTGGAATGTTTGTTGTATCAGACGTTATGGGTGGATCGAAAGTAGCATTAATCGGAAACGTAATTCAAAATCAATTCTTAGGAGCGCGTGACTGGCCGTTTGGATCTGCGTTATCTATGATTGTTGTTCTATTCTCTGTTCTGTTAATTTACTTATATTATCGTGCAACGAAAGTATATAAATATGATGGGAACGGAGGGGAATAG
- the potC gene encoding spermidine/putrescine ABC transporter permease PotC has translation MKKFLVSYSWLILLFLYFPMMVLMVYSFNDSRINAEWEGFTFHWYTDLFQKQDVIDAFINSMTIAIVTTIVTTVLGVIFAIAVHRYKYRYEGAINGLVYLPILIPDILMGLSLLILFSQLGMELGKTTIIIAHITFSISFVVVILAARLSGMGRDLEEAANDLGATPWQTFRYVTFPAIAPGVISAALLTFTLSIDDFVISFFVSGPGSTTLPLYIYSMVKRGVSPEINALSTILIVAIVGLMVLSEIFRNKGADGEENSGGHLPL, from the coding sequence ATGAAGAAGTTTTTAGTTTCTTATTCTTGGTTAATTTTATTGTTCTTGTATTTTCCAATGATGGTTTTAATGGTATATTCCTTCAATGATTCTCGCATTAATGCGGAATGGGAAGGTTTTACATTCCATTGGTATACAGATTTATTTCAAAAGCAAGATGTTATTGATGCGTTTATAAATAGTATGACGATTGCGATCGTAACGACGATTGTAACGACAGTTCTAGGTGTGATTTTCGCAATTGCAGTACATCGTTATAAATATCGTTATGAAGGGGCTATTAACGGTCTTGTGTATTTACCAATTTTAATTCCTGATATTTTAATGGGATTATCTTTACTTATCTTATTTAGTCAATTAGGTATGGAACTTGGCAAAACAACAATTATTATTGCGCACATTACATTTAGTATTTCATTTGTTGTCGTTATTTTAGCAGCACGTCTTTCTGGTATGGGACGTGATTTAGAAGAGGCTGCGAACGATTTAGGAGCAACGCCGTGGCAAACGTTTCGTTATGTAACGTTCCCAGCAATTGCACCAGGAGTTATTTCAGCAGCATTATTAACATTCACATTATCAATTGATGATTTTGTAATTAGTTTCTTCGTATCAGGACCAGGATCAACAACATTGCCATTATACATTTACAGTATGGTTAAGCGCGGAGTATCACCAGAAATTAATGCACTTTCTACAATTTTAATTGTAGCTATCGTCGGATTAATGGTTCTATCTGAAATCTTCCGTAACAAAGGTGCAGATGGTGAAGAAAACTCTGGAGGACACCTTCCTTTATAA
- the potD gene encoding spermidine/putrescine ABC transporter substrate-binding protein PotD, with the protein MKLMKRLAGAAISFSLVAGVLAGCGEKKEELNIYSWADNFDEQVLRDFEKKYNVKVNYDKYASNEEMLAKLQAGGAKYDLIQPSDYMVKTMAKMDLLAPLDKKNIPNIENMVSNFKTPAFDPENKYSLVYTWGVTGIAYNKKYVKEAPTSWADLWNEKYKGHVTLLNDSREVLGMGLKKHGFSNSTKDDAQLKTAATDLQKLLPNLLAFDTDNIKQKFITEDAWIGTVWSGDAAFIAKDNKDVEYVVPKEGGTIWADTLAIPKGAKNKELAEKFMNYLLDEKVSVKNYESIGYSNPNEKAHPLHSKEYRDNHMIFLTKEELDRTEWLVDVDDKLKDYDRYWTELKTKGK; encoded by the coding sequence ATGAAATTAATGAAAAGATTAGCCGGCGCAGCAATTAGCTTTAGCCTTGTTGCTGGTGTACTTGCTGGTTGTGGTGAAAAGAAAGAAGAATTAAACATTTATAGCTGGGCTGACAATTTTGATGAGCAAGTACTAAGAGATTTTGAAAAGAAATATAACGTGAAAGTTAACTATGATAAGTACGCAAGTAACGAAGAAATGCTTGCGAAATTACAAGCTGGTGGCGCGAAGTATGATTTAATTCAGCCGTCTGATTACATGGTTAAAACAATGGCAAAAATGGATTTATTAGCGCCGTTAGATAAAAAGAATATCCCGAATATCGAAAATATGGTTTCTAATTTCAAAACACCTGCGTTTGACCCAGAGAATAAATATTCTTTAGTATATACTTGGGGCGTAACAGGGATTGCGTACAATAAAAAGTATGTGAAAGAAGCACCTACAAGCTGGGCTGATTTATGGAATGAGAAATATAAAGGGCATGTAACTTTATTAAATGATTCTCGTGAAGTGTTAGGAATGGGTCTTAAGAAGCATGGATTCTCAAACAGCACGAAAGACGATGCACAGTTAAAGACAGCTGCAACGGATTTACAGAAGCTACTTCCAAACTTATTAGCATTTGATACAGATAATATTAAACAAAAATTCATTACAGAAGATGCTTGGATTGGAACAGTTTGGTCTGGAGATGCAGCATTTATCGCAAAAGATAATAAAGATGTAGAGTACGTTGTACCAAAAGAAGGCGGCACAATTTGGGCTGATACGTTAGCAATTCCAAAAGGTGCAAAAAACAAAGAGCTTGCAGAGAAGTTTATGAACTACTTACTAGATGAGAAAGTAAGTGTGAAAAACTACGAGTCAATTGGATACAGTAATCCAAATGAAAAAGCTCATCCTCTTCATAGTAAAGAATATCGTGATAACCACATGATCTTCTTAACGAAAGAAGAATTAGATCGTACGGAATGGCTTGTTGATGTAGACGATAAGTTAAAAGACTATGATCGTTACTGGACAGAGTTAAAAACAAAAGGTAAATAA